Proteins co-encoded in one Marinobacter gudaonensis genomic window:
- a CDS encoding AsmA family protein — MKAVRYVLIAIVALIVLAVAAVAIAMAVINPNDYKPQIEKAVEDATNLDLVLEGDIGWSFIPLGLELNAVEANLDGERFVALEQLVAQVDFWSLIAMSPRVNTFVLNGLDARLVVNEQGEGNWTRIMPEKTEEATSEQTAGTQDEQAQDDQQAGGEPLNFNVENVQIGNAQVRYTDQSTGQSVTLENFTVNASSITLGSEFPLEIGFRVATTKPTFEVDGSISARLAANEALNQFAVSGLKAVFDMTGEPFGGKSVTAELGGSASANLENETASLNGFSASLANLTLNTDLDVKGFGDSPALNGRVAIAEFSLKKLLDNLGQPAVETRDPDVLTAIAFSTGIGGPAGKVELSDLNIRLDDTTFKGSGSYSLANSGIVFNLQGDKLNADRYLPPEAEAEAASGGNETASSGTTQATGSNPESDLLPLETLRSLLLDVDFGLGQLIVSNLTINEIKASTTAKDGLLKVDEFSGKLYEGSFGANVTLDARSDNPKWAVKSDVNNVQTLPLLTDLAELEMLSGGANLKVNATTTGNRISALRSNADGQITFNLAKGEFRQMNLTRMACQGIALANQDQLTTSDWGTTTPFNDMSGTLEINGNTLNNTNLVAALAGMRLEGNGTVDMAQSMLDYELGLRVVGEIHRDNACRVTEYVKNAVIPVECRGNFSENPGGLCSFDGSRFRDTLKTIAENAARAKVTEEVDKAKAKAEEKVQEKIQEKVGDKLKGLFN; from the coding sequence ATGAAAGCCGTCCGTTATGTGCTGATTGCCATCGTTGCGCTGATCGTTCTTGCCGTGGCTGCGGTTGCCATTGCCATGGCCGTTATCAACCCGAACGACTACAAGCCACAGATTGAAAAGGCCGTAGAAGATGCGACCAATCTGGACCTTGTTCTGGAAGGCGATATTGGCTGGTCTTTCATCCCCCTTGGCCTGGAACTTAATGCAGTTGAGGCCAATCTGGATGGCGAACGTTTCGTCGCCCTCGAACAGCTGGTCGCCCAGGTGGACTTCTGGTCACTCATTGCCATGTCGCCCAGGGTGAACACCTTCGTGCTCAACGGCCTCGACGCGCGACTGGTCGTTAATGAGCAGGGCGAGGGTAACTGGACCCGCATCATGCCGGAGAAGACTGAGGAAGCCACCTCCGAACAGACCGCAGGCACTCAGGATGAACAGGCACAGGACGATCAGCAGGCCGGCGGTGAGCCCCTTAATTTCAACGTCGAGAATGTCCAGATCGGCAATGCCCAGGTGCGTTACACGGACCAGAGCACAGGGCAGTCCGTCACTCTCGAAAACTTCACCGTTAACGCCAGCAGCATTACCCTGGGTTCCGAATTTCCATTGGAAATCGGCTTTCGGGTAGCAACCACAAAGCCGACCTTTGAGGTGGACGGCAGCATCAGTGCCCGCCTGGCCGCCAACGAGGCGCTGAACCAGTTTGCGGTCTCCGGACTGAAGGCGGTATTCGACATGACCGGCGAGCCGTTTGGCGGTAAAAGCGTTACCGCCGAGCTCGGCGGCTCGGCCAGCGCGAACCTGGAAAACGAGACCGCCAGCCTGAACGGTTTCTCCGCCTCCCTGGCCAACCTTACCCTGAACACCGATCTGGATGTTAAAGGGTTTGGAGACTCCCCCGCCCTGAACGGCAGGGTTGCAATCGCCGAGTTCTCCCTGAAGAAGCTGCTGGACAATCTCGGCCAGCCGGCGGTGGAGACCCGTGATCCGGACGTACTCACGGCCATCGCCTTTTCAACAGGCATTGGCGGCCCCGCCGGCAAGGTGGAGCTGAGCGACCTGAACATCCGACTGGACGACACCACCTTCAAGGGTTCCGGCAGCTACAGCCTCGCCAACAGCGGCATCGTGTTCAACCTGCAGGGCGACAAACTCAACGCCGACCGTTACCTGCCCCCGGAGGCTGAAGCAGAAGCCGCCAGCGGTGGCAACGAAACCGCATCCTCCGGTACCACGCAGGCTACCGGCAGCAATCCCGAGAGCGACCTGCTGCCCCTCGAGACCCTGCGCAGCCTGTTGCTGGATGTCGATTTCGGTCTTGGCCAGTTGATCGTCAGCAACCTGACCATCAACGAGATCAAGGCCAGCACAACCGCCAAAGATGGACTGCTCAAGGTGGATGAATTCAGCGGCAAGCTGTACGAAGGCAGCTTCGGCGCAAATGTTACCCTGGACGCCCGCAGCGACAACCCGAAGTGGGCAGTGAAATCGGACGTGAACAACGTGCAGACCCTGCCCCTGCTCACCGATCTGGCTGAGCTTGAGATGCTCAGCGGTGGCGCCAACCTGAAAGTGAATGCCACCACCACGGGCAACCGGATCTCGGCCCTGCGCAGCAACGCCGACGGTCAGATCACGTTCAACCTGGCCAAGGGTGAGTTCCGTCAGATGAACCTGACCCGTATGGCCTGCCAGGGTATTGCGCTGGCCAATCAGGACCAGTTGACCACGTCCGACTGGGGTACCACCACGCCGTTCAACGACATGAGTGGCACCCTGGAGATCAATGGCAACACCCTCAACAACACCAACCTGGTTGCCGCCCTCGCCGGCATGCGACTGGAGGGTAACGGCACTGTGGATATGGCCCAGTCCATGCTCGATTACGAGCTGGGGCTGCGCGTGGTTGGTGAAATCCACCGGGACAACGCCTGCCGGGTAACCGAGTATGTGAAGAACGCGGTGATCCCCGTGGAATGCCGCGGCAACTTCTCCGAAAACCCGGGTGGACTCTGCTCGTTTGATGGCTCCCGCTTCCGGGATACCCTGAAAACCATTGCCGAAAACGCCGCCAGAGCCAAGGTTACGGAAGAAGTAGACAAGGCCAAGGCCAAGGCAGAAGAGAAGGTGCAGGAAAAGATTCAGGAGAAGGTGGGCGACAAGCTCAAGGGGCTGTTCAACTGA
- the mutY gene encoding A/G-specific adenine glycosylase, whose protein sequence is MADSFADRLLHWYDRHGRHDLPWHHNRNAYRVWVSEIMLQQTQVATVIPYFEAFMARFPNVQALARAPVDDVLSHWSGLGYYARARNLQKAAQSVVEEFGGEFPQSQEQLESLTGIGRSTAAAILAQAYGIRAAILDGNVKRVLARYHAIPGWPGQTRVLNQLWERAEEHTPVQRVRDYTQAIMDLGAMVCTRSRPACESCPLQQDCTAYAAGETALYPGSKPKKAKPEKSTWMIILEDHDGRILLERRPPSGIWGGLWSLPELDPAFGADELQEACERHLGLDCSEPELISGFRHTFSHYHLHIQPARLTVAGGKNAVADRDNRKWLHRHEALGLGLPAPIRTLLTEPEQAALL, encoded by the coding sequence ATGGCGGACAGCTTTGCCGACCGGCTGCTGCACTGGTACGACCGCCACGGCAGGCACGACCTGCCCTGGCACCATAATCGGAACGCCTATCGGGTCTGGGTGTCGGAGATCATGCTCCAGCAGACCCAGGTAGCCACGGTCATTCCCTATTTCGAAGCCTTCATGGCGCGCTTTCCGAACGTGCAGGCGCTTGCCAGGGCGCCGGTGGACGACGTGCTCAGCCACTGGTCCGGCCTTGGCTATTACGCCCGGGCCCGCAACTTGCAAAAAGCCGCGCAATCGGTGGTTGAAGAGTTTGGCGGCGAGTTTCCACAAAGCCAGGAACAGCTGGAGTCCCTGACCGGCATCGGCCGCTCCACCGCCGCAGCAATTCTGGCCCAGGCCTACGGCATTCGCGCGGCTATACTGGACGGTAACGTGAAACGGGTGCTGGCACGCTACCACGCCATCCCCGGATGGCCAGGCCAGACCCGGGTGCTGAACCAGCTCTGGGAGCGGGCGGAGGAACACACCCCCGTACAGAGGGTGCGTGACTACACCCAGGCCATCATGGATCTGGGGGCCATGGTCTGCACCCGCAGCCGACCGGCCTGCGAGAGCTGCCCTCTTCAGCAAGACTGCACCGCTTACGCGGCCGGTGAAACCGCGCTCTATCCGGGCTCCAAACCGAAAAAGGCGAAGCCCGAAAAAAGCACCTGGATGATTATCCTCGAGGATCACGACGGCAGAATCCTGCTTGAGCGGCGCCCGCCCAGCGGCATCTGGGGCGGGCTGTGGAGCCTTCCGGAGCTGGACCCGGCCTTCGGGGCGGATGAACTGCAGGAAGCCTGCGAACGGCATCTGGGGCTGGATTGCAGCGAGCCGGAGCTGATCAGCGGTTTCCGGCACACCTTCTCTCACTACCATCTGCACATCCAACCGGCCCGGCTGACGGTTGCTGGAGGCAAGAACGCGGTGGCCGACCGGGATAACCGGAAATGGCTGCACCGGCACGAAGCCCTCGGCCTCGGTCTGCCGGCGCCCATCCGCACGCTACTGACCGAGCCCGAGCAGGCGGCCCTGCTCTGA
- a CDS encoding oxidative damage protection protein, whose product MSRTVFCRKYQKEMEGLDFPPMPGAKGQDIFENISKQAWEEWQAQQTMLINEKHLSLMDPNTRKYLQAQMEHFFNNEPFDKAEGYVPPEQ is encoded by the coding sequence ATGAGCCGTACCGTGTTCTGCCGCAAATACCAGAAAGAAATGGAAGGCCTGGACTTCCCGCCCATGCCCGGCGCCAAGGGCCAGGACATTTTCGAGAACATCTCGAAACAGGCCTGGGAGGAATGGCAGGCCCAGCAGACCATGCTGATCAACGAGAAACACCTGAGCCTGATGGACCCGAACACCCGCAAATACCTGCAGGCCCAGATGGAACATTTCTTCAACAACGAGCCCTTCGACAAGGCCGAAGGCTATGTTCCCCCGGAGCAGTAA
- a CDS encoding calcium/sodium antiporter encodes MLMAIGAIIAGLVLLVWSADKFVEGAATTANHFGMPPLLIGMVVVGFGTSAPEMAVSALAASQGNPGLALGNAYGSNITNIALILGITALMAPVAVHSQVMRKELPILMLVTAFAGWQLWDGDLNRMDAIGLMVVFAGLLGWSVYQGMRQPQDALAEDMAGEIHAMPLKKALLWLGLGLLLLIASSRILVWGAVDLATAFGISDLVIGLTIVAVGTSLPELASSIIAARKGEHDLALGNILGSNLFNTLAVVGIAGMIAPMTVAPEVLTRDLPVMAALTLALFVMGYGFRGPGRINRFEGGALLLAFVAYTVYLLAFSGA; translated from the coding sequence ATGCTGATGGCCATCGGGGCGATCATTGCGGGTCTGGTTCTACTGGTGTGGAGCGCGGACAAGTTCGTGGAAGGGGCGGCGACAACGGCCAATCATTTCGGCATGCCACCCTTGCTGATTGGCATGGTGGTGGTCGGTTTTGGCACCTCCGCGCCGGAGATGGCAGTGTCTGCGCTCGCGGCTTCCCAGGGCAATCCCGGGCTGGCCCTGGGTAACGCCTATGGCTCGAATATTACCAACATCGCCCTGATTCTCGGCATTACTGCCCTCATGGCCCCGGTGGCGGTGCACTCGCAGGTTATGCGCAAGGAGCTCCCCATCCTCATGCTGGTGACGGCCTTTGCCGGCTGGCAGCTCTGGGATGGGGACCTGAACCGCATGGACGCCATTGGCCTGATGGTGGTCTTCGCCGGTCTGCTTGGCTGGAGCGTCTATCAGGGCATGCGTCAGCCCCAGGATGCCCTGGCTGAGGACATGGCCGGGGAAATCCATGCCATGCCCCTGAAAAAAGCGCTGCTGTGGCTCGGGCTCGGCCTGTTACTACTGATCGCCAGTTCCCGGATACTGGTCTGGGGTGCGGTCGATCTGGCCACGGCGTTCGGCATCAGCGATCTGGTGATCGGGCTGACGATTGTGGCCGTGGGCACGTCCCTGCCTGAGCTGGCATCATCGATCATTGCCGCCCGTAAAGGCGAGCACGATCTGGCGCTGGGCAATATTCTCGGCTCCAACCTGTTCAATACCCTGGCGGTCGTGGGTATTGCCGGAATGATCGCGCCCATGACGGTGGCGCCGGAAGTCCTCACCCGGGACCTGCCGGTCATGGCCGCGCTGACCCTGGCGCTGTTTGTGATGGGCTACGGCTTCCGCGGCCCGGGCCGGATCAACCGGTTTGAGGGCGGCGCCCTGCTGCTTGCCTTCGTGGCCTACACGGTGTATCTCTTGGCATTTTCAGGAGCGTAA
- the rhtB gene encoding homoserine/homoserine lactone efflux protein — MSLAAWLTFLVAAVLISVSPGAGAINTMSNGMRYGVRRSLPAIMGLQLGFGLQILLVGAGLGAIIASSNLALSIIKWLGVAYLVWLGISKWREPVMESMDDDRQPESGHKRFWNAVFVNLTNPKATVFLVALFPQFLVADAPHGPQLLTMGITLILVDCLVMLGYALLASQLFRFMTTARRQRQMNRVFGGLFVTAAVALASFKRA, encoded by the coding sequence ATGTCCCTTGCCGCCTGGCTCACGTTTCTGGTTGCTGCGGTGCTGATCAGTGTTTCCCCCGGCGCCGGGGCTATCAATACCATGAGCAACGGTATGCGTTATGGCGTACGCCGCTCTCTGCCCGCGATCATGGGCCTGCAGCTGGGCTTTGGTCTCCAGATCCTGCTGGTGGGCGCCGGGCTAGGCGCGATCATTGCCTCCTCCAACCTTGCCCTGTCGATTATCAAGTGGCTGGGCGTTGCCTATCTGGTCTGGCTTGGCATCTCCAAGTGGCGGGAACCGGTGATGGAGTCCATGGACGACGACCGTCAGCCAGAGAGTGGCCACAAGCGATTCTGGAACGCGGTATTCGTGAATCTGACCAACCCCAAGGCCACCGTGTTCCTGGTCGCCCTGTTCCCCCAGTTCCTGGTGGCTGATGCACCGCACGGGCCACAGCTGCTGACCATGGGCATTACCCTGATCCTGGTGGACTGCCTGGTAATGCTGGGGTATGCCCTGCTGGCCAGCCAGCTTTTCCGTTTCATGACCACGGCAAGACGCCAGCGACAGATGAACCGGGTTTTTGGTGGTCTGTTCGTGACTGCCGCGGTGGCCCTGGCCAGCTTCAAGCGGGCCTGA
- a CDS encoding DUF4124 domain-containing protein: MPRMMAGIVLSFFLAQLASADVYTWIDSRGVAHFSDYPPGEIPHRQIRVKPPTTVPMSENLEQGERISNIRREVDDLLASGRPEAPDTGARERAQAKLEKTCAGYRRKLERIQSKLRAGYSNDRGNTLRQQRRTLSQKLSRECILR; this comes from the coding sequence ATGCCAAGGATGATGGCGGGTATTGTTTTGTCTTTTTTTCTCGCGCAGCTGGCCTCAGCCGACGTTTACACCTGGATAGACAGCCGGGGTGTCGCGCATTTTTCCGATTACCCGCCCGGTGAGATTCCCCACCGACAGATCCGCGTAAAGCCGCCCACGACCGTACCCATGTCGGAGAACCTGGAGCAGGGCGAGCGCATCTCCAATATTCGCAGGGAAGTGGACGATCTGCTGGCCTCGGGTCGGCCGGAGGCCCCGGACACGGGCGCCCGGGAACGGGCCCAGGCGAAACTCGAGAAGACCTGCGCCGGCTACCGGCGCAAGCTGGAGAGGATTCAGTCAAAGCTCCGGGCCGGCTACAGCAACGACCGGGGCAATACTCTCAGACAGCAGCGCCGCACCCTGAGCCAGAAACTCAGCCGGGAATGCATCCTGCGCTGA
- the glcF gene encoding glycolate oxidase subunit GlcF, with product MQTNLVQQFANTKEGQEAESILRACVHCGFCTATCPTYQELNDERDGPRGRIYLMKMFLEGAEVTEKTREHLDRCLTCRSCETTCPSGVQYGRLVDISRGLIEKELPRKPKDKWLRWGLARVVPNRQLFGFLLRLGQIFRPVLPEKLRTKVPPRKQASPWPAASHSRVVLALAGCVQPSATPNTNAAAARVLDRLGITMVEAPEAGCCGAVNYHLSEHEKGLERMRQNIDAWWPAIESGAEAIIMTASGCGAMVQDYGHLLKDDPVYAAKAQKVSELCIDLGAFLLQQDLESLKVRQDPGKVAFHCPCTLQHAMKQNGVVEQVLTRAGVNLAATKDKHLCCGSAGTYSVTQPEMSQKLLSNKLKALTIDNPDRIVTANIGCQMHLETKSPVPVQHWIELLDR from the coding sequence ATGCAAACGAATCTGGTTCAACAATTTGCCAATACCAAGGAAGGGCAGGAGGCCGAGTCGATACTGCGCGCCTGTGTGCATTGTGGTTTCTGTACCGCCACCTGCCCCACCTATCAGGAACTGAACGACGAGCGGGACGGCCCCAGGGGCCGGATTTACCTGATGAAGATGTTCCTGGAAGGCGCCGAAGTGACCGAGAAAACCCGGGAACATCTCGATCGGTGTCTTACCTGCCGCAGCTGTGAGACCACCTGCCCGTCCGGCGTGCAGTACGGCCGGCTGGTGGATATCAGCCGTGGCCTGATCGAGAAAGAACTGCCGCGCAAGCCGAAGGACAAGTGGCTGCGCTGGGGGCTGGCCCGGGTTGTGCCCAACCGTCAGTTGTTTGGCTTTCTGCTGCGCCTCGGCCAGATTTTCCGCCCGGTGCTGCCGGAGAAACTGCGCACCAAGGTGCCGCCCAGAAAACAGGCCAGTCCCTGGCCTGCCGCCAGCCACAGCCGGGTGGTTCTGGCCCTGGCCGGCTGTGTGCAGCCCTCGGCCACGCCCAATACCAATGCCGCCGCTGCCCGTGTTCTGGATCGGCTTGGCATTACCATGGTTGAGGCGCCTGAGGCGGGTTGCTGTGGCGCGGTGAACTACCATCTGTCTGAGCATGAAAAAGGCCTGGAGCGGATGCGCCAGAACATTGATGCCTGGTGGCCGGCGATCGAATCCGGCGCCGAGGCCATCATCATGACAGCCTCCGGGTGTGGCGCCATGGTTCAGGATTACGGGCACCTGCTCAAGGACGATCCAGTATACGCCGCCAAAGCGCAGAAGGTCAGCGAGCTGTGCATCGATCTGGGCGCCTTCCTGCTCCAGCAGGACCTGGAGTCGCTCAAGGTGCGCCAGGATCCGGGCAAGGTCGCGTTCCACTGTCCCTGCACTCTGCAACACGCCATGAAGCAGAATGGCGTGGTGGAGCAGGTGCTGACCCGCGCGGGCGTGAACCTCGCGGCCACAAAGGACAAGCACCTCTGCTGCGGCTCAGCCGGTACCTACTCGGTCACCCAGCCGGAGATGAGCCAGAAACTGCTGAGCAACAAGCTCAAGGCTCTGACCATCGACAACCCGGACCGCATCGTGACCGCCAATATCGGCTGCCAGATGCACCTGGAGACCAAATCTCCAGTGCCGGTGCAGCACTGGATCGAGCTGCTGGATCGGTAA
- the glcE gene encoding glycolate oxidase subunit GlcE: MADISQQLKEQVLQARDSGHKLNIVGGGTKAFMGREADPDAGTLSVGEHTGIVDYHPVELVLTVRAGTPLSDIEATLAEEGQCLHFEPPHFGAGSTIGGTLACNLSGPGRPWAGSVRDQVLGIRLLNGKGEHLRFGGQVMKNVAGYDVSRLQAGALGTLGVITEISMKVMPKPAASVTLVQEMAMDEVVHYMNSRAAEPKPITAACWVDGKVYLRLSGAKSAVEATAEKWSGEVLENGDQFWRQVQDLQHDFFAGNDVPLWRFSVGSTARTPNLEGHWFIDWAGSQRWFRGAGELKDLEPAARAAGGQVSLFRGGDRSGEVMHHQPEALKGIQRRIKNAFDPDNIFNPGRLYSWL; this comes from the coding sequence ATGGCTGATATTTCCCAACAACTCAAGGAGCAGGTGCTCCAGGCCCGGGACAGCGGGCACAAACTGAACATCGTTGGCGGTGGTACCAAGGCCTTCATGGGCCGGGAAGCCGATCCAGACGCCGGAACCCTCAGCGTGGGCGAGCATACCGGTATCGTTGATTACCACCCGGTGGAGTTGGTGCTGACGGTGCGCGCCGGAACACCACTGAGCGACATTGAGGCAACCCTGGCGGAAGAAGGCCAGTGCCTGCATTTTGAACCGCCGCATTTCGGTGCGGGCTCCACCATCGGTGGCACCCTGGCCTGTAACCTTTCCGGCCCGGGACGACCCTGGGCAGGCTCGGTGCGCGACCAGGTATTGGGCATTCGCCTGCTGAACGGCAAGGGCGAACACCTGCGGTTCGGTGGTCAGGTGATGAAGAACGTGGCCGGTTACGACGTTTCCCGGCTTCAGGCCGGTGCCCTCGGCACCCTTGGCGTCATCACCGAAATCAGTATGAAAGTGATGCCCAAGCCTGCGGCTTCCGTGACCCTGGTTCAGGAGATGGCCATGGACGAGGTGGTTCACTACATGAACAGCCGGGCCGCCGAGCCCAAGCCGATCACTGCAGCCTGTTGGGTGGATGGCAAGGTGTATCTGCGGCTTTCCGGTGCCAAGTCAGCGGTGGAGGCCACTGCCGAAAAATGGTCCGGCGAAGTGCTGGAGAATGGCGACCAGTTCTGGCGTCAGGTTCAGGACCTGCAGCACGACTTTTTCGCCGGTAACGACGTGCCCCTCTGGCGTTTCTCCGTGGGCTCAACCGCCCGGACGCCAAACCTGGAGGGCCACTGGTTTATCGACTGGGCCGGCTCACAACGCTGGTTCCGGGGTGCCGGCGAGCTGAAGGACCTGGAACCCGCGGCGCGGGCAGCGGGCGGCCAGGTGAGCCTGTTCCGTGGCGGAGACCGCTCGGGCGAGGTGATGCACCACCAGCCGGAGGCCCTGAAAGGGATTCAGCGTCGTATCAAGAACGCGTTTGATCCGGACAATATTTTCAATCCCGGACGTCTATACAGCTGGTTGTAA
- a CDS encoding FAD-linked oxidase C-terminal domain-containing protein, with protein MNTKPKVSKGELAEQFRAFIDPAFVITDDETMKPYECDGMSMYCEMPLLVVLPETVEQVQRVMRICNEHGIPVVARGAGTGLSAGAMPNKEGVVLSLAKFNRIVEIDPLARTARLQPGVRNLAISEEAAQYGLYYGPDPSSQIACTIGGNVAENSGGVHCLKYGLTVHNILSVEMVTAEGDVVTVGSDGLDSCGMDLLALMTGSEGLLGVVTEVKVKLLPKPEVARVVMAGFDDVQKGGDAVGGIIAHGIIPGGLEMMDGHAIVAADDFAQAGYPRDAKALLLCEVDGTEEEVDEHIAQAEEVFRKLGATSVRTSRSEEERALLWKGRKSAFPAVGRISPDYYCMDGTIPRREIAHVLTEMEKMSDEFGLRVANVFHAGDGNLHPLILFDANVPGEFERTEAFGSRILELCVQVGGCITGEHGVGVEKIRQMAVQFNDEELQQFHDVKAAFDPAGILNPGKGVPALRFCQEYRSLEHKQHTHEHTEAAHG; from the coding sequence ATGAATACCAAGCCGAAAGTCAGCAAAGGCGAGCTGGCCGAGCAGTTCCGGGCGTTTATCGACCCGGCCTTTGTCATCACCGATGACGAAACCATGAAGCCCTACGAATGCGATGGCATGTCGATGTACTGCGAGATGCCCTTGCTGGTGGTGCTGCCAGAGACCGTCGAGCAGGTGCAGCGGGTCATGCGCATCTGCAATGAGCACGGGATTCCGGTGGTGGCCCGAGGCGCGGGAACCGGTCTCAGCGCCGGCGCCATGCCCAACAAGGAGGGCGTGGTACTGTCGCTGGCCAAGTTCAATCGCATTGTTGAAATCGACCCGCTGGCCCGCACGGCGCGGCTGCAGCCGGGTGTTCGCAACCTTGCCATCAGCGAGGAGGCGGCCCAGTACGGTCTGTACTACGGGCCAGATCCGTCGTCCCAGATCGCCTGCACCATCGGTGGCAACGTGGCCGAGAACTCCGGCGGCGTGCACTGCCTGAAATACGGCCTGACCGTTCACAACATCCTCAGCGTGGAAATGGTGACGGCCGAGGGTGACGTGGTGACCGTGGGTAGCGATGGCCTGGACAGCTGTGGCATGGATCTTCTGGCATTGATGACCGGCTCTGAAGGCCTGCTGGGCGTGGTCACGGAAGTGAAGGTGAAACTGCTGCCCAAACCGGAGGTGGCCCGTGTGGTCATGGCCGGTTTTGATGATGTCCAGAAAGGCGGCGATGCCGTTGGCGGGATTATCGCCCATGGCATCATTCCGGGTGGTCTGGAAATGATGGACGGCCACGCCATTGTGGCGGCGGATGATTTCGCCCAGGCCGGTTACCCCCGCGATGCCAAGGCCCTGCTGTTGTGCGAGGTGGATGGCACCGAAGAAGAGGTGGATGAGCACATCGCCCAGGCGGAGGAAGTGTTCCGCAAGCTTGGCGCCACCTCGGTACGCACGTCCCGCAGCGAGGAAGAGCGCGCCCTGCTCTGGAAAGGCCGCAAGTCCGCCTTCCCGGCGGTGGGCCGGATCTCTCCCGATTATTACTGCATGGACGGCACCATTCCCCGCCGTGAGATTGCCCATGTGCTCACCGAAATGGAAAAGATGTCGGACGAGTTTGGTCTGCGCGTGGCCAACGTGTTCCATGCCGGCGACGGCAACCTGCACCCGCTGATCCTGTTCGATGCCAACGTGCCCGGCGAATTCGAGCGCACCGAGGCGTTTGGCTCCCGGATTCTTGAGTTGTGTGTGCAGGTGGGTGGCTGCATCACCGGCGAACACGGTGTGGGCGTGGAGAAAATCCGCCAGATGGCCGTGCAGTTCAACGACGAGGAGCTGCAGCAGTTCCACGACGTGAAAGCGGCGTTTGATCCCGCCGGTATCCTGAACCCCGGCAAGGGCGTACCTGCCCTGCGGTTCTGTCAGGAATACCGTTCCCTTGAGCACAAACAACACACGCACGAGCATACGGAAGCCGCCCATGGCTGA
- a CDS encoding GlcG/HbpS family heme-binding protein, with product MLTINRLDLADARILIEGAAEKARDIGVPMCIAVVDESGNLIAFERMDGGKITSVTIAQDKAFTAAAAKKATHDYNKVNVPGSLAFGIHTEVGGRISSVGGGLPVIVDGEVVGGIGISSGTPQQDMDCAQAGLDHFETKRG from the coding sequence ATGTTGACAATCAATCGGTTGGACCTGGCGGATGCCCGCATCCTTATTGAAGGCGCCGCCGAAAAGGCCCGCGATATCGGTGTGCCCATGTGCATCGCCGTGGTGGATGAATCCGGCAACCTGATCGCCTTCGAGCGCATGGACGGTGGCAAGATCACCAGTGTGACCATCGCGCAGGACAAGGCGTTCACGGCGGCGGCCGCGAAGAAGGCCACCCACGACTACAACAAGGTGAATGTGCCTGGCAGCCTGGCGTTCGGTATCCATACCGAGGTGGGCGGGCGCATCAGCTCTGTGGGCGGTGGTCTGCCGGTGATTGTCGACGGAGAGGTCGTAGGTGGTATCGGTATCAGCTCCGGCACGCCGCAGCAGGACATGGACTGCGCGCAGGCCGGACTGGACCACTTTGAAACCAAACGCGGTTAA